One genomic region from Campylobacter concisus encodes:
- a CDS encoding DUF4139 domain-containing protein — protein MKKTLFLMASVLAFANENLIEIYTDQTIITQKFSDANSSFSAFVPEGVESESITINGDCDANANLKKISEENNPSYIKWKQEVVNLNNKLEALNARGRFIEQALIGENKSNDVTKRAEEFYKFSLENIEKISAAKSELEALKENEPKSEMAGFLQLDMKFACSPKEATLSYMDDEAPKTLNEIYADTKNKNILIKQEILLTNPYASEVKNLKLAIYPTRYQKALAPNSFYPWYEESEAEAASYGASKNMLRAAKVTAEVADMRVQRDENEFAKIWKIDGINLAKGESKYITYDTQKMDANFSVFADFYGSLKAYNVASFKLNDDLTPAKTQFYVNGVSVGSPSEFEMKAKDEPVQLFLGQNELIELKKERLNKFKKSSLLGKDRISEEGYKISVKNSSSKSVDVTLVDRVPVSADEAVKVEIKGFDKKDISKDGKVELKFSLAPKEEFKKEYYYKITKPKI, from the coding sequence ATGAAAAAGACGCTCTTTTTAATGGCTTCAGTGCTAGCCTTTGCAAATGAAAATCTAATAGAGATCTACACAGATCAAACCATCATCACTCAAAAATTTAGTGACGCAAACAGCTCTTTTAGCGCCTTTGTGCCAGAGGGTGTGGAGAGTGAGAGCATCACTATAAATGGGGATTGTGACGCGAATGCTAATCTAAAAAAGATCAGCGAAGAAAATAACCCAAGTTATATAAAATGGAAGCAAGAAGTTGTAAATTTAAATAATAAACTTGAGGCGCTAAATGCAAGAGGTAGGTTTATAGAGCAAGCTTTGATAGGAGAAAATAAAAGTAACGATGTGACAAAAAGAGCTGAGGAGTTTTATAAATTTAGCCTAGAAAATATCGAGAAAATTTCAGCTGCTAAAAGTGAGCTTGAAGCGCTTAAAGAAAATGAGCCAAAGAGCGAAATGGCTGGATTTTTGCAGCTTGATATGAAATTTGCTTGCAGCCCAAAAGAGGCGACGCTTTCATATATGGATGATGAGGCGCCAAAGACGCTAAATGAAATTTATGCGGATACAAAAAACAAAAATATCTTAATAAAACAAGAAATTTTGCTCACTAACCCATATGCTAGTGAAGTTAAAAATTTAAAGCTCGCTATCTATCCAACCAGATATCAAAAGGCTCTTGCGCCAAATAGTTTTTATCCTTGGTACGAGGAGAGCGAGGCAGAGGCTGCTAGTTACGGCGCTTCAAAAAATATGCTAAGAGCTGCAAAAGTCACTGCTGAGGTCGCTGATATGCGTGTGCAAAGAGATGAGAATGAATTTGCCAAAATTTGGAAGATAGATGGGATAAATTTAGCAAAAGGCGAGAGTAAATATATAACTTACGATACACAAAAAATGGATGCAAATTTTAGCGTTTTTGCTGATTTTTACGGCTCACTAAAGGCATATAACGTAGCTAGCTTTAAGCTAAATGACGATCTAACTCCAGCTAAAACGCAGTTTTACGTTAATGGTGTGAGTGTTGGTAGTCCTAGCGAGTTTGAGATGAAAGCAAAAGATGAGCCAGTGCAGTTATTCTTAGGACAAAACGAGCTAATTGAGCTTAAAAAAGAGCGATTAAATAAATTTAAAAAGAGCTCGCTTCTTGGCAAAGACCGCATAAGCGAAGAGGGCTATAAGATAAGTGTCAAAAATAGTTCAAGTAAAAGTGTCGATGTCACCTTGGTTGATCGCGTGCCAGTATCTGCTGACGAGGCGGTAAAGGTCGAGATAAAGGGCTTTGATAAAAAAGATATCAGCAAAGATGGCAAGGTGGAGCTTAAATTTAGCCTTGCACCAAAAGAGGAATTTAAAAAAGAGTACTATTATAAGATCACAAAGCCAAAAATTTAG
- the lepB gene encoding signal peptidase I produces the protein MKKFFTKFYDFCSSWTGTVIIVLFVIFFIAQAFVIPSGSMKNTLLVGDFLFAKKFVYGIPTPRIPWLEVKILPELNDNGHLVTGSGPERGDIVVFRYPKDEKTHFVKRCFATSEDEIVFTEKALYLRPKEGDSFIKANCRENLNGKESKFGYSCSDVAELDGKLFIKEPYRFSGIHYDENVNLFEQMVFMLNTNKSNVFMKPALISSLPQNPNFNFNAFYVKVPKNEYFMIGDNRDHSNDSRFWGSVAYKDIVGQPWFIYFSWDSNYNVRWERIGRFVDTIENDEFFTKQALKEGEVDGLH, from the coding sequence ATGAAAAAATTTTTTACTAAATTTTATGACTTTTGCTCGAGCTGGACAGGCACTGTCATCATCGTGCTTTTTGTTATATTTTTCATAGCTCAAGCCTTTGTTATCCCGTCTGGTTCGATGAAAAATACGCTTTTGGTTGGTGATTTTTTATTTGCAAAAAAATTTGTTTATGGCATACCAACACCAAGAATTCCGTGGCTTGAAGTAAAAATTTTACCTGAGTTAAATGACAACGGACATCTTGTCACAGGCAGTGGCCCAGAAAGAGGAGATATAGTCGTCTTTCGTTATCCAAAAGACGAAAAGACCCACTTTGTAAAACGCTGCTTTGCCACAAGCGAAGATGAGATAGTATTTACCGAAAAAGCCTTGTATTTGCGTCCAAAAGAGGGGGATAGCTTCATAAAGGCAAACTGCCGAGAGAATTTAAATGGCAAAGAGAGTAAATTTGGCTACTCATGCAGCGATGTAGCCGAGCTTGATGGCAAACTTTTCATAAAAGAGCCATATAGATTTAGTGGCATCCATTACGATGAAAATGTAAATTTATTTGAGCAGATGGTTTTCATGCTAAATACAAACAAATCAAACGTTTTTATGAAGCCAGCGCTCATTAGCTCACTACCGCAAAATCCAAATTTTAACTTTAATGCATTTTACGTAAAAGTGCCAAAAAATGAATACTTTATGATAGGTGACAACCGCGATCACTCAAACGACAGCCGTTTTTGGGGAAGCGTGGCTTACAAGGACATAGTCGGTCAGCCTTGGTTTATTTATTTTAGCTGGGATAGCAACTACAATGTGCGCTGGGAGCGTATCGGACGCTTTGTAGATACGATAGAAAATGATGAGTTTTTCACAAAACAAGCTCTAAAAGAGGGAGAAGTTGATGGACTTCACTAA
- a CDS encoding site-2 protease family protein — MDFTNFDPIKVATIVISLIIAIVGHEIAHGYVAYKFGDNTAKSLGRLSINPIKHIDLVGTIIVPLVLYLSTGMMFGWAKPVPVNTYTVVRNGGYKAAIYVSLAGICYNIILGILSLFVLKALLNIETFEILLQFLFTLALLNLMLAIFNLYPIPPLDGFHALEYALRNFGFHALAEKLEGISRYGFVILIIILISPLKDTIFYPTRYVLDIASAFING; from the coding sequence ATGGACTTCACTAATTTTGATCCCATAAAAGTCGCAACTATCGTCATCTCTTTAATAATCGCCATCGTAGGCCACGAGATCGCTCATGGCTATGTCGCTTATAAATTTGGCGACAACACCGCAAAAAGCCTTGGCAGACTTAGCATAAATCCTATAAAACACATCGATCTTGTTGGCACTATCATCGTGCCACTGGTGCTTTATCTAAGCACTGGCATGATGTTTGGCTGGGCAAAACCAGTGCCTGTAAATACCTACACAGTCGTGCGAAATGGCGGATACAAGGCAGCTATCTACGTAAGTCTAGCTGGCATTTGCTACAACATAATCCTAGGCATCTTGTCGCTTTTTGTGTTAAAAGCTTTGCTAAACATAGAAACCTTTGAAATTTTACTTCAGTTTTTATTTACGCTTGCGCTTTTAAATTTGATGTTAGCCATCTTTAACCTCTATCCGATCCCACCACTTGACGGCTTTCACGCGCTCGAGTATGCGCTTAGAAATTTTGGCTTTCACGCACTGGCAGAAAAGCTTGAGGGCATCTCAAGATATGGCTTTGTCATCCTTATCATCATCCTAATTTCGCCTTTAAAAGATACTATCTTTTATCCGACAAGATACGTTTTAGATATCGCAAGCGCCTTTATAAATGGCTAA
- a CDS encoding DedA family protein — MEEFFIELLKEYGYIILFVWCIMEGEMALIMAGILAHTTHMHIALAIFVAGLGGFVGDQIYFYLGRYNKKYIAKRLHAQRRKFAVAHIMLKKYGWPIIFLQRYMYGFRVIIPLCIGLTGYDAKKYAFINLISAWCWAAITTIPAWILGEHILVLLQKAKEHWYVAIPVVAIFMGLLIYAFKRIENKILNERRDRRHAVSNS, encoded by the coding sequence ATGGAAGAGTTTTTTATAGAACTGCTTAAAGAGTACGGCTACATCATACTTTTTGTCTGGTGTATCATGGAAGGCGAAATGGCCTTAATAATGGCTGGAATTCTCGCTCACACCACTCATATGCACATCGCGCTTGCTATCTTTGTGGCTGGACTTGGAGGCTTTGTGGGAGATCAAATTTACTTCTATCTTGGCCGTTACAATAAAAAATACATCGCAAAAAGGCTCCACGCGCAGCGGAGAAAATTTGCAGTGGCGCACATAATGCTGAAAAAATACGGCTGGCCGATCATCTTTTTACAGCGCTACATGTACGGCTTTCGTGTCATCATACCGCTTTGCATAGGACTTACCGGCTATGATGCTAAAAAATACGCCTTTATAAATTTGATCAGCGCCTGGTGCTGGGCGGCGATCACCACCATACCTGCTTGGATACTTGGCGAGCATATACTTGTGCTACTTCAAAAAGCAAAAGAGCACTGGTACGTCGCTATCCCAGTAGTTGCTATATTTATGGGGCTTTTGATCTATGCATTTAAGCGCATTGAAAATAAAATTTTAAACGAAAGGAGAGACAGAAGACATGCAGTTTCAAATAGTTGA
- the rpiB gene encoding ribose 5-phosphate isomerase B, which yields MKIDKIFIACDHAGVELKAELKEVIEKLGHEAIDLGTNDKNSVDYPDYAHLLASKLEPNCYGVLICGTGIGISIAANRHENVRCALCHDEFTARLAREHNDANVIAFGARVIGAGVAAAALETFLKTEFTGGRHERRVKKIELEEAK from the coding sequence ATGAAAATAGATAAAATTTTTATCGCTTGCGATCACGCTGGAGTAGAGCTTAAGGCAGAGCTAAAAGAAGTCATAGAAAAGCTTGGACATGAAGCCATTGACCTTGGTACGAATGACAAAAATAGCGTTGATTACCCTGACTATGCGCATTTGCTAGCGAGCAAGCTTGAGCCTAACTGCTACGGCGTGCTCATTTGTGGCACAGGTATTGGCATATCAATCGCTGCAAACAGGCATGAAAACGTAAGGTGTGCCCTTTGTCACGACGAATTTACCGCTAGACTTGCAAGAGAACACAACGACGCAAACGTTATCGCTTTTGGAGCAAGGGTTATTGGAGCTGGCGTGGCTGCAGCAGCACTTGAAACATTTTTAAAGACAGAGTTTACAGGCGGCAGACACGAAAGAAGAGTCAAAAAAATAGAGCTTGAGGAAGCCAAATGA
- the folD gene encoding bifunctional methylenetetrahydrofolate dehydrogenase/methenyltetrahydrofolate cyclohydrolase FolD: MKILDGKAVSLKVKESVKVRAEELKKFGVEPTLAVILVGEDKASQTYVRAKEKACNEYGIKSVAHRLSENTTQAELLALINVLNLDDSIHGILVQLPLPKHIDTNTVLATIDPAKDVDGFHAVNVGKLVSGLDGFVPCTPLGVMEILKEYDIDVTGLNAVVIGRSNIVGKPMANLLLNASATVTVTHSKTKNLKEICKNADLIVAAIGKPFFLKADMVKDGAVVVDVGINRLDDGRLVGDVDFDEVAPKCSYITPVPGGVGPMTIAMLLNNTILAAQAKIASHKRA, translated from the coding sequence ATGAAAATTTTAGACGGCAAAGCCGTATCTTTAAAGGTCAAAGAAAGCGTAAAAGTAAGAGCTGAAGAACTAAAAAAATTTGGCGTAGAACCAACCCTAGCTGTTATCTTAGTAGGCGAAGACAAAGCATCTCAAACATACGTTAGAGCCAAAGAAAAAGCCTGCAACGAATACGGCATAAAAAGCGTGGCTCACCGTCTAAGCGAAAATACAACCCAAGCAGAGCTTCTAGCACTTATAAATGTGCTAAATTTAGACGATAGTATCCACGGCATCTTGGTGCAGTTGCCACTTCCAAAACATATAGATACAAATACCGTTTTGGCAACGATCGATCCAGCAAAAGACGTAGATGGCTTTCACGCTGTAAATGTCGGCAAACTTGTTAGTGGATTAGATGGCTTTGTGCCTTGCACACCGCTTGGCGTAATGGAAATTTTAAAAGAGTATGACATTGATGTGACTGGACTAAACGCGGTTGTTATAGGTAGAAGTAATATCGTTGGCAAGCCTATGGCAAATTTGCTTTTAAACGCTTCAGCAACCGTTACCGTGACTCACAGCAAGACTAAAAATTTAAAAGAAATTTGCAAAAATGCCGACCTCATCGTCGCGGCCATTGGCAAGCCATTTTTCTTAAAGGCTGACATGGTAAAAGATGGCGCAGTAGTCGTTGATGTGGGCATAAATAGACTCGATGATGGCAGACTTGTAGGCGATGTGGATTTTGACGAGGTCGCACCAAAATGCTCATACATCACACCAGTTCCTGGTGGCGTGGGTCCTATGACGATTGCTATGCTTTTAAACAACACAATCCTTGCAGCCCAAGCTAAGATAGCTAGCCACAAAAGAGCGTAA
- the apt gene encoding adenine phosphoribosyltransferase — protein MKILDQKGKEFLINSIRCINDFPKPGIVFRDITTLLNNKEAFNFLIDHLVARYEDAKIDYIAGIESRGFIFGAALAARLRLPFVPIRKPKKLPFITLSQKYSLEYGVDEVQIHIDAFGEKVGARVLLMDDLIATGGTAKASVELINQTNATCVEACFIVDLVDLKGSEKLKSLTKIYSVLEV, from the coding sequence ATGAAAATTTTAGATCAAAAAGGCAAAGAATTTTTAATAAACTCTATTCGCTGCATAAACGACTTTCCAAAGCCTGGCATAGTCTTTCGCGACATCACGACACTACTAAACAACAAAGAAGCATTTAACTTTTTGATAGATCATTTAGTGGCTAGATATGAGGATGCAAAGATCGACTACATCGCTGGTATCGAGTCTCGTGGCTTCATCTTTGGCGCAGCGCTTGCAGCAAGGCTAAGGCTTCCTTTTGTGCCGATACGCAAGCCAAAAAAACTGCCTTTTATCACGCTTTCTCAAAAATATAGCCTAGAGTATGGCGTCGATGAAGTGCAAATTCACATCGATGCTTTTGGAGAAAAAGTGGGCGCTAGAGTGCTTTTGATGGACGATCTCATAGCCACTGGAGGCACTGCAAAGGCTTCAGTCGAGCTTATCAATCAAACTAACGCAACCTGCGTAGAAGCGTGCTTTATCGTAGATCTAGTTGATCTAAAAGGTAGCGAAAAGCTAAAGTCGCTTACTAAAATTTACAGCGTTTTAGAGGTTTAG
- a CDS encoding leucyl aminopeptidase encodes MQFQIVDKKLKDIKADIELIFVVDKDLKHKFVSDKEAIKFNNYKGESVLILSEVKRAYVPLAKLEFDELRLAAAKAYNALKSLNIKSIKLASYIADCPKLSFEALAEGFLLGSYEFNKYKEKKEKYTLKEIIFSTEEFAGKKVDLKAANESFKEAEVIANATNFAKDIVNEIPEIYTPQKMAEDAQNLAKSHASIKCEVYDEKFLAKENMNAFLAVNRASVHKPRLIHLTYKSKKSKKRIIFVGKGLTYDSGGLSLKPADYMLTMKSDKSGAAAALGIIKGAAELNLPFEIHAILGATENMIGGNAYKPDDVLISRSGVSIEVRNTDAEGRLVLADCLSYAQDFKPDILIDMATLTGACVVGLGEYTTGIMGNSESLKSEFKNKIKDSGELATTLDFNPYLSELIKSQIADVSNCASSRYGGAITAGMFLAKFIKEEYKDKWLHLDIAGPAYREKAWGYNQAGASGAGVRMNLYFLQALSKEN; translated from the coding sequence ATGCAGTTTCAAATAGTTGATAAAAAGTTAAAAGATATAAAAGCTGATATTGAACTAATTTTCGTAGTAGATAAGGACTTAAAACATAAATTCGTAAGCGATAAAGAGGCTATTAAATTTAATAATTATAAAGGTGAGAGCGTCCTCATTCTAAGCGAGGTAAAAAGGGCTTACGTACCACTTGCTAAGCTAGAATTTGATGAACTAAGGCTTGCGGCAGCAAAGGCCTATAACGCGCTAAAATCGCTAAATATTAAGAGTATTAAGCTAGCTTCATACATAGCAGATTGTCCAAAACTAAGCTTTGAGGCGCTAGCTGAGGGCTTTTTGCTTGGAAGCTATGAATTTAACAAGTATAAAGAAAAAAAAGAGAAATACACCCTTAAAGAGATCATCTTTTCTACTGAAGAATTTGCTGGCAAAAAGGTCGATCTAAAGGCAGCAAATGAGAGCTTTAAAGAGGCAGAGGTAATAGCAAATGCTACAAATTTTGCAAAAGATATCGTAAATGAAATCCCAGAAATTTATACACCACAAAAGATGGCCGAGGACGCGCAAAATTTGGCCAAGAGCCACGCTAGTATCAAATGCGAGGTCTATGACGAGAAATTTCTAGCAAAAGAGAATATGAACGCATTTTTGGCGGTAAATCGTGCAAGCGTGCATAAGCCAAGGCTCATTCACCTAACCTACAAATCTAAAAAGTCTAAAAAACGCATAATCTTTGTCGGCAAAGGCCTAACATACGATAGCGGTGGCCTTAGCTTAAAGCCGGCTGATTATATGCTCACTATGAAATCAGACAAAAGCGGTGCAGCAGCGGCTCTTGGCATCATAAAAGGCGCAGCGGAGTTAAATTTACCATTTGAAATTCATGCCATTTTAGGCGCTACTGAAAATATGATCGGCGGCAACGCTTATAAGCCTGATGATGTGCTAATTTCAAGAAGTGGCGTTAGCATAGAGGTTAGAAACACCGATGCAGAAGGACGTTTAGTGCTAGCTGACTGCCTAAGTTACGCACAGGACTTTAAGCCAGACATTTTAATAGATATGGCAACCCTAACTGGCGCTTGCGTCGTGGGGCTTGGCGAGTACACAACAGGCATCATGGGCAACAGCGAGAGCCTAAAAAGTGAGTTTAAAAACAAGATAAAAGACAGTGGTGAGCTAGCAACTACGCTTGATTTTAACCCTTATCTTAGCGAGCTTATCAAAAGCCAGATCGCAGACGTTAGTAATTGTGCATCAAGTAGATATGGCGGCGCGATCACAGCTGGCATGTTTTTAGCTAAATTTATAAAAGAAGAGTACAAAGATAAGTGGCTACACCTCGACATTGCAGGTCCAGCATACCGCGAAAAGGCTTGGGGATACAACCAAGCAGGTGCAAGCGGAGCTGGCGTTAGGATGAATTTATACTTTTTACAAGCACTTAGCAAGGAGAATTGA